Proteins from a genomic interval of Musa acuminata AAA Group cultivar baxijiao chromosome BXJ1-9, Cavendish_Baxijiao_AAA, whole genome shotgun sequence:
- the LOC135592558 gene encoding pentatricopeptide repeat-containing protein At3g49240, mitochondrial-like: MALSKPLFFSHHLRSLKPYYAPAAFPFASHLRLLSFATPEEAAAERRRRKRRLRIEPPLSSLRHQQHPPASSAPPPRSPRTAPNPNAPKLPEPISALAGSRLNLHNRILTLIRENDLDEAALLVRHSIYSNCRPTIFTANAVLYALLRQSRYADLLSLHRFITQANVAPTVITVNLLLQAYCDCRKTDIALEHFRLLLKDDAPFPPSPTTYRIVTKGLIDNSKLDQALEFKDDMLAKAVVPPDPVVYNHLMCGFVKKGDPDKVVSLYEELLEKLGGGKILDGIVYGNLMKGYFGKEMEKEAMETYHDVLGEGSKVRFGAVSYNQVLDALGRNGKLEEAITLFDRMLKEHDPPRSITVNLGTFNVMVDAYCLAGRFQDAVTVFGRMGEQKCTPDALSYNNLIEQLGSNKLVAEAEELYKEMGERGINPDEYTYVLLVEACFGVDRVDDATAYFQKMVELGLRPNATAYNKVIGGLANVVRLDEAKNFFDQMLETEVKPNVASYELLLKGFIDCGRLEDGLKTLKDLLLDDGVTLSQEMKELVEEALRKEGRDEEMGKLYEDVEREKAERLAREAEEKARAEALAREEEERKKREAAEKEAAAARASAAAIEAILGRKKDAAKEESPAGGGEEKNGSVESKPTDAPPEGEVLAEARNGGEGTEGAGDPSQQVSTT; the protein is encoded by the coding sequence ATGGCTCTCTCCAAACCCCTCTTCTTCTCCCATCACCTCCGGTCGCTAAAACCATACTACGCACCCGCTGCCTTCCCCTTCGCTTCTCACCTCCGCCTTCTCTCCTTCGCCACCCCGGAGGAGGCGGCCGCCGAGCGCCGCCGTCGCAAGCGCCGCCTCCGCATCGAGCCGCCACTCTCCTCCCTCCGCCACCAGCAGCATCCACCCGCCTCCTCCGCCCCTCCGCCTCGGTCACCAAGGACGGCCCCCAACCCCAACGCCCCCAAGCTGCCGGAGCCCATCTCCGCCCTCGCCGGCAGCCGCCTCAACCTCCACAACCGCATCCTCACTCTCATCCGCGAGAACGACCTCGACGAGGCCGCCCTCCTCGTCCGCCATTCCATCTACTCCAACTGCCGGCCCACCATCTTCACCGCCAACGCCGTCCTCTACGCCCTCCTCCGCCAGTCCCGCTACGCCGACCTCCTCTCCCTCCACCGCTTCATCACCCAGGCGAACGTCGCCCCCACCGTCATCACCGTCAACCTTCTCCTGCAAGCCTACTGCGACTGCCGTAAGACCGACATCGCCCTCGAGCACTTCCGCCTACTCCTCAAGGACGATGCCCCCTTCCCCCCCTCCCCCACCACCTACCGCATCGTCACCAAGGGCCTCATCGACAACAGCAAGCTCGATCAGGCCCTCGAGTTCAAGGACGACATGCTTGCCAAGGCCGTCGTGCCTCCCGACCCCGTCGTCTACAACCACCTAATGTGCGGCTTCGTTAAGAAAGGCGACCCCGACAAGGTCGTCTCCCTCTACGAGGAGCTGCTTGAGAAGCTCGGTGGCGGGAAGATCCTCGACGGCATCGTGTATGGTAACCTCATGAAGGGGTACTTCGGGAAAGAGATGGAGAAGGAGGCGATGGAGACATACCACGACGTCCTCGGCGAGGGCTCCAAGGTTAGGTTTGGTGCGGTGAGCTATAACCAGGTGCTGGATGCGCTGGGCAGGAACGGGAAGCTGGAGGAAGCCATTACACTGTTCGACCGGATGCTGAAGGAGCACGACCCACCAAGGAGTATCACCGTCAATCTGGGGACCTTCAATGTGATGGTGGATGCCTACTGCCTTGCCGGGAGGTTCCAGGACGCGGTCACGGTCTTTGGGCGGATGGGCGAGCAGAAGTGCACCCCCGACGCGCTGTCTTATAACAATTTGATCGAACAGCTGGGGAGCAACAAGTTGGTCGCGGAGGCAGAGGAGTTGTACAAGGAGATGGGCGAGCGCGGGATCAATCCGGATGAGTACACGTATGTTCTGCTGGTGGAAGCATGTTTTGGAGTGGATAGGGTGGACGACGCCACAGCGTACTTCCAGAAGATGGTGGAGTTGGGGTTGCGGCCAAATGCAACCGCGTACAATAAGGTCATCGGAGGACTGGCGAACGTGGTAAGGCTCGACGAAGCCAAGAACTTCTTCGACCAGATGTTGGAGACGGAGGTGAAACCAAACGTCGCGAGTTACGAGCTGTTGCTGAAAGGTTTCATCGACTGTGGCCGATTGGAAGATGGGCTTAAGACGCTCAAGGATCTGCTGCTGGATGATGGGGTGACATTGAGCCAAGAAATGAAGGAGCTCGTGGAGGAGGCACTGAGGAAAGAAGGGAGAGATGAGGAGATGGGGAAACTGTACGAGGATGTCGAGAGGGAGAAGGCGGAACGATTGGCTCGGGAAGCAGAAGAGAAAGCGAGAGCCGAGGCGCTTgccagggaagaagaggagaggaagaagagggaagccGCGGAGAAGGAAGCTGCTGCTGCCAGAGCTAGTGCTGCAGCTATCGAGGCGATTCTGGGACGGAAAAAGGATGCTGCCAAAGAGGAGTCTCCTGCTGGTGGTGGTGAAGAGAAGAATGGAAGCGTGGAGTCTAAGCCTACTGATGCACCACCGGAAGGGGAAGTTCTTGCAGAAGCAAGGAATGGTGGTGAGGGAACAGAGGGAGCTGGAGATCCTTCTCAACAGGTATCTACTACATGA
- the LOC135592559 gene encoding E3 ubiquitin-protein ligase SINAT5-like — MDSDSIECVSSVDGMDEEVTSLPHRSSFKPHGAAVVAPATSVHELLECPVCTNSMYPPIHQCQNGHTLCSTCKMRVQNRCPTCRQELGDIRCLALEKVAESLELPCKYYALGCPEIFPYYSKLTHEAQCNHRPYNCPYAGSECSAVGDIPFLITHLRDDHKVDMHTGCTFNHRYVKSNPREVENATWMLTVFNCFGHYFCLHFEAFQLGMAPVYMAFLRFMGDENEARNFSYSLEVGANGRKLTWEGTPRSIRDGHRKVRDSHDGLIIQRNMALFFSGGDRKGLKLRVIGRIWKEQQNSDAGVCMPKHCSS, encoded by the exons ATGGACTCCGACAGCATCGAGTGCGTGTCATCGGTCGATGGGATGGACGAGGAGGTGACCTCCCTTCCCCACCGCTCGTCCTTCAAGCCCCACGGCGCCGCCGTCGTCGCCCCTGCCACCAGCGTCCACGAGCTGCTCGAGTGCCCTGTCTGCACCAACTCCATGTACCCCCCGATCCATCAG TGCCAAAATGGACATACACTGTGTTCAACATGTAAAATGAGGGTGCAAAACCGGTGCCCTACTTGTCGGCAAGAGCTTGGAGACATCAGGTGTCTAGCTTTGGAAAAAGTGGCCGAATCACTTGAACTTCCTTGCAAATATTACGCACTTGGCTGCCCCGAAATCTTCCCATACTACAGCAAATTGACGCATGAAGCTCAGTGCAACCATCGACCGTATAATTGCCCATATGCCGGATCTGAATGCTCTGCGGTGGGGGATATCCCCTTCTTGATTACACATTTAAGAGACGACCACAAAGTAGACATGCACACAGGCTGCACTTTCAATCATCGATATGTTAAATCAAATCCAAGAGAGGTTGAAAATGCCACGTGGATGCTGACT GTCTTTAACTGTTTTGGGCATTACTTCTGCTTGCACTTCGAGGCATTCCAGCTAGGGATGGCGCCTGTGTACATGGCATTTCTTCGATTCATGGGTGACGAGAATGAAGCAAGGAATTTTAGCTACAGCCTTGAGGTCGGGGCCAACGGAAGGAAGCTGACATGGGAAGGCACACCGCGGAGCATCCGCGACGGCCACCGCAAAGTCCGAGACAGTCATGACGGACTCATCATACAGAGGAACATGGCGCTCTTCTTCTCCGGTGGTGACAGGAAAGGACTGAAATTGAGGGTCATTGGCAGGATTTGGAAAGAGCAACAGAACAGTGATGCTGGAGTGTGCATGCCAAAACACTGCAGCAGCTGA
- the LOC103997049 gene encoding uncharacterized protein LOC103997049 — protein MASRLQQLRSKAVQASEFVSKHGCTYYKELMEENKRHVVQPPTIEKCQELSKQLFYTRLASIPVRYESFWKELDGMKHIWRNRKDIKVEDVGIAALFGLELYAWSCVGEIVGRGFTFTGYYV, from the exons ATGGCATCTAGACTGCAGCAACTGCGATCTAAGGCCGTGCAAGCCTCGGAGTTCGTGTCTAAGCACGGATGCACTTATTACAAGGAGCTTATGGAGGAGAACAAGCGGCATGTCGTTCAACCGCCGACCATCGAGAAGTGCCAGGAGCTGTCAAAGCAGCTCTTTTACACACGTCTTGCTAG CATTCCTGTTCGATATGAGTCATTCTGGAAGGAGCTTGATGGCATGAAGCACATATGGAGAAACagaaaggatatcaaagttgaggATGTTGGCATCGCAGCATTGTTTGGGCTCGAGTTGTATGCCTGGTCCTGTGTTGGTGAGATTGTTGGAAGAGGATTCACTTTTACTGGCTACTACGTTTGA
- the LOC135582061 gene encoding putative pentatricopeptide repeat-containing protein At3g01580, with translation MDWQCSSLLLRATPLPSPSLPRSISVPANPKPDKSRHLTPFEPIPSSPIPSPSPIDTSGAHLHHDCSLGSYSRMLHGCSSRGSLPRGKAVHGRLLRAGIEPDAHLWNCLLNMYCKCGSLKGARLLFELMPHRDVVAWTCLMAAHACANDGEEGMRMFCEMMTDGVWPNAFALASGLKACSVCEDLGFGQQLHGEAVKMHLLSDPIVGSSLIDFYVKCAGMELAEKVFFGLPEKNVTSWNALLGGYAWLGEDMKVLELFRGFMESGTMVSEFILPTVIKRCAGLGEVRQGRSLHCLVIKIGLEQDGFLSSSLVDMYSKCGLVEEAHKIFVRIVDPDVVVWSAMISGFDQQGMGLEAVELFRSMKRMGVRPNYFTLASVAGAASQLDDQALCGSLHAYILKNGFDMRKEVGNAILNMYMKNGVVEDGCMVFDTMMEHDTISWNSLLSGFHSGSSCDKGLRIFIGMLTQNIMPNTYTYISILRSCTSLKDARYGAQVHAHIFKSNLSRDSFLGRCLVDMYASSGDLENACLVFDRLTERDVFSWTVIITGYTNTYQGEKAINCFRQMQQQGLNPNEFTISCCLGACSYIAALDSGRQFHSHAIKSGLTGSYVSSNLINMYAKCGCMMDAEAAFNESTFHDEVSWNILICGYSQHGYVGKALESFQQMIEEGKRPDEVTFVGVLSACSHAGLLNEGMKYFNSMYRIYGITPTIEHHHCIIDILGKAGKHDEVVQFINEMGLSSDASIWQTVLGTCRIHENVEFAERAANKLFELDPSMDSSYIMMSNLYAAAGRWEDATRMRKFMVSRGIKKEPGCSWIEVNGQCHVFLAQDGSI, from the coding sequence ATGGATTGGCAATGCTCATCTCTACTACTCCGCGCCACGCCTCTCCCATCGCCATCGCTGCCGCGTTCCATCTCCGTCCCTGCGAATCCCAAACCCGATAAATCCCGACACCTTACTCCCTTTGAACCCATTCCGTCCTCTCCaatcccttctccttctcctatTGACACCAGCGGCGCCCATCTTCATCACGACTGTTCCCTCGGAAGCTATTCCCGGATGCTCCATGGCTGCAGCTCGAGAGGATCCCTTCCCCGCGGGAAGGCCGTCCACGGCCGGTTGCTGAGAGCCGGAATCGAGCCCGATGCCCATCTCTGGAACTGCTTGCTGAATATGTATTGTAAATGTGGTAGCTTGAAAGGTGCTCGCTTGCTGTTCGAGCTAATGCCGCACCGGGATGTTGTCGCGTGGACGTGCCTCATGGCAGCGCACGCGTGTGCGAATGACGGTGAAGAGGGCATGAGAATGTTCTGCGAGATGATGACGGATGGTGTTTGGCCTAATGCTTTTGCTCTTGCTTCCGGCTTGAAAGCTTGTTCGGTTTGCGAGGACTTGGGTTTTGGACAACAGTTGCATGGGGAAGCGGTAAAAATGCACCTTTTATCTGATCCGATTGTAGGGTCTTCCCTTATTGATTTTTATGTGAAGTGCGCAGGAATGGAGCTTGCTGAGAAAGTGTTCTTTGGTTTACCGGAAAAGAATGTTACTTCTTGGAATGCACTGCTGGGAGGATATGCTTGGTTGGGTGAAGACATGAAGGTTCTGGAGCTTTTTCGGGGGTTTATGGAGTCAGGAACCATGGTCAGCGAGTTTATATTGCCTACAGTTATCAAGCGCTGTGCGGGCTTGGGCGAAGTGAGACAAGGACGGTCACTTCATTGTTTGGTAATCAAGATTGGGTTGGAACAAGATGGATTCTTGAGTAGTAGTCTAGTGGATATGTACTCCAAGTGCGGCCTTGTCGAGGAAGCTCATAAGATCTTTGTTAGGATTGTTGATCCTGATGTTGTTGTCTGGAGTGCAATGATTTCAGGCTTTGATCAGCAAGGGATGGGTCTTGAAGCAGTCGAACTCTTCCGATCTATGAAAAGGATGGGCGTTAGACCAAATTATTTCACTCTTGCAAGTGTAGCAGGTGCTGCTTCTCAGTTGGATGATCAGGCACTCTGTGGTAGTCTTCATGCTTATATTCTGAAAAATGGATTTGACATGAGAAAAGAAGTTGGGAATGCTATATTAAACATGTACATGAAGAATGGGGTTGTTGAAGATGGGTGCATGGTGTTTGACACTATGATGGAACATGACACTATATCTTGGAACAGCCTTCTCTCTGGATTTCATAGTGGCAGTTCCTGTGACAAAGGGTTGAGAATTTTCATTGGCATGCTTACTCAAAATATCATGCCTAACACTTACACATATATCAGCATCTTAAGATCCTGTACTAGCCTGAAGGATGCCAGATATGGTGCTCAAGTTCATGCTCATATTTTTAAGAGTAACCTATCTCGAGATTCTTTTCTTGGAAGGTGTCTCGTTGATATGTATGCAAGTAGTGGTGACCTAGAAAATGCATGTCTGGTCTTTGATAGACTGACTGAAAGAGATGTCTTTTCTTGGACTGTCATCATCACAGGGTACACAAATACATATCAAGGTGAGAAGGCCATAAATTGCTTTAGACAGATGCAGCAGCAGGGCCTGAATCCGAATGAGTTCACAATTTCTTGTTGCTTGGGAGCTTGCTCATACATAGCAGCATTAGACAGCGGTCGCCAGTTTCACTCACATGCCATAAAATCTGGACTGACTGGATCATATGTTTCGAGTAACCTCATCAATATGTATGCAAAATGTGGGTGTATGATGGATGCTGAAGCAGCGTTTAATGAGTCAACTTTTCATGATGAAGTTTCATGGAACATTTTAATTTGTGGGTATTCTCAACATGGGTATGTGGGGAAAGCTCTTGAATCCTTTCAACAGATGATAGAGGAGGGAAAGAGACCTGATGAAGTGACTTTTGTCGGTGTCCTTTCGGCTTGTAGCCATGCAGGTTTACTTAATGAAGGCATGAAATACTTTAATTCTATGTATCGTATTTATGGGATCACCCCTACAATTGAGCACCATCATTGCATAATTGACATCCTTGGCAAAGCAGGTAAACATGATGAAGTTGTGCAATTTATCAATGAGATGGGATTATCATCAGATGCTTCAATATGGCAAACAGTTCTTGGAACGTGCAGAATACATGAGAATGTGGAATTTGCAGAAAGAGCAGCTAACAAACTGTTTGAGTTGGACCCAAGTATGGACTCTAGTTATATCATGATGTCCAACTTATATGCAGCCGCAGGGAGGTGGGAAGATGCCACTAGGATGAGGAAATTTATGGTTAGTCGTGGCATTAAAAAGGAGCCAGGGTGTAGCTGGATTGAGGTCAATGGCCAATGCCATGTATTTCTGGCTCAAGATGGTTCCATCTAA
- the LOC135592562 gene encoding thiamine phosphate phosphatase-like protein, whose product MAGIVVVFDFDKTIIDCDSDNWVVDRLGVADVFERLIPTMPWNSLMDRMMSELQAGGRSIEDIAACLRTAPLDPHVVEAIKTAYALGCDLRVVSDANQFFIDTILKHHGLLECFKEINTNPSIVDEEGRLRIFPCHDFTTRSHGCSICPPNMCKGKIIDRIRASAFVEGKKRFIYLGDGQGDYCPSLGLSEEDYVMPRKHYPLWSLICNSPQPLRAEVHEWSTGEELEKVLLQLVDRSIDADRNSPSQMFSVDCKPKMVPASPTETLPLPLRVPH is encoded by the exons ATGGCGGGCATTGTGGTGGTGTTCGACTTCGACAAGACCATCATCGACTGCGACAGCGATAACTGGGTGGTCGATCGGCTGGGTGTCGCCGACGTTTTTGAGCGGCTTATTCCGACGATGCCGTGGAATTCCCTCATG GATCGGATGATGAGCGAGCTGCAAGCAGGAGGGAGGTCCATCGAAGACATTGCAGCCTGCCTGAGAACAGCTCCTCTGGACCCTCATGTCGTCGAAGCCATCAAGACCGCTTACGCTCTTGG GTGTGATCTGAGGGTGGTGAGCGACGCAAACCAGTTCTTTATAGACACGATTCTGAAGCATCATGGGTTGCTGGAGTGCTTCAAGGAGATCAATACGAACCCTAGTATTGTGGATGAAGAGGGGAGGCTGAGGATCTTCCCCTGCCATGACTTCACCACCCGTTCTCATGGCTGCAGCATCTGCCCCCCCAACATGTGCAAG GGTAAGATCATCGATCGGATCCGAGCATCTGCTTTTGTCGAaggaaagaagagatttatctaTCTGGGAGATGGCCAGGGTGATTACTGCCCATCCCTCGGGCTCAGCGAAGAAGACTATGTGATGCCAAGGAAACACTACCCCTTGTGGAGTCTCATATGCAACAGCCCTCAGCCTCTCAGAGCAGAGGTTCACGAATGGAGCACTGGCGAGGAGCTCGAGAAAGTCCTCCTCCAGCTCGTCGACAGGTCGATCGATGCCGATCGGAACAGCCCCAGCCAGATGTTCTCCGTCGACTGCAAGCCCAAGATGGTTCCAGCTTCCCCCACAGAAACTCTTCCCCTGCCTCTTCGTGTTCCTCACTAG
- the LOC135592561 gene encoding inactive protein kinase SELMODRAFT_444075-like has product MSANQQHHKLGKTANGFDATEKVVVAVKASKEIPRTALVWALTHVVQPGDCIMLLVVVSPHSPGRKLWGFPRFAGDCASSHRKSHSGTALEQKSDISNSCSQMMLQLHDVYDSDKISVKIKIVTGSPCGVVAAESTRVQANWVVLDKQLKHEQKHCIDELQCNIVVMKHCQPKVLRLNLVGSHEEEPQLPSKLDKTKTDNDIKGSQNFSRGPVVTPTSSPELETSYTTTEAGTFSVSSSDLGNSPIFSTVKKQEHTSVKEIRNLDVSTSDSDSESLSHTRTEFQPWMAEVFGNGCPSSKEIQELSHALDTKARISTTKALLDKFSKLDNKSEIGSLSYRSDLNFIGNVREVISLSRNAPPGPPPLCSICQHKAPVFGKPPRWFSYSELELATGGFSQANFLAEGGFGSVHRGVLPDGQAIAVKQHKLASSQGDQEFCSEVEVLSCAQHRNVVMLIGFCVEDRRRLLVYEYICNGSLDTHLYGRNREPLEWSARQKIAVGAARGLRYLHEECRVGCIVHRDMRPNNILITHDFEPLVGDFGLARWQPDGDLGVETRVIGTFGYLAPEYAQSGQITEKADVYSFGVVLLELVTGRKAVDINRQKGQQCLTEWARPLLEEDAIVELVDPCLGNCYSEHEVSCMLQAASLCIRRDPHSRPRMSQVLRILDGDVVMDSGYTSTPAYANGNRSGWMWPDRQQQQLSIPVKQASQVSAGSKSYEALRTAWEREREGILRRC; this is encoded by the exons ATGAGTGCCAACCAGCAGCATCACAAGCTGGGGAAGACTGCTAATGGCTTTGATGCTACTGAGAAGGTTGTTGTTGCAGTCAAGGCCTCAAAAGAAATCCCAAGAACAGCACTTGTATGGGCTTTAACGCATGTTGTTCAGCCTGGTGATTGCATAATGCTCTTGGTTGTGGTTTCACCCCACAGTCCTG GTAGAAAACTATGGGGGTTCCCAAGATTTGCTGGGGACTGTGCTAGTAGTCACAGGAAGTCCCATTCTGGCACTGCTTTGGAGCAGAAGTCTGACATAAGTAATTCTTGTTCTCAGATGATGCTGCAACTTCATGATGTTTATGATTCAGATAAG ATAAGTGTCAAGATAAAGATCGTCACTGGGTCACCTTGTGGTGTGGTGGCTGCAGAATCCACACGAGTTCAGGCAAACTGGGTCGTACTAGAcaa ACAGCTGAAGCATGAGCAGAAGCATTGCATTGACGAACTGCAATGCAATATAGTTGTTATGAAGCATTGTCAACCTAAAGTTCTTCGCTTAAATCTAGTAGGATCTCATGAGGAAGAGCCCCAGTTGCCTTCTAAGTTAGATAAGACAAAGACTGATAATGACATCAAAGGTTCTCAGAATTTCAGTAGAGGACCAGTTGTAACACCAACTAGTAGTCCTGAATTAGAGACATCATATACCACTACTGAAGCTGGGACCTTCTCGGTGTCAAGCTCAGATCTTGGAAATTCTCCCATTTTTTCCACTGTTAAGAAACAGGAGCATACAAGTGTGAAGGAAATCAGGAATTTAGATGTATCTACCTCTGATTCTGACAGTGAGAGTCTGAGTCATACGAGAACAGAATTTCAGCCCTGGATGGCAGAGGTTTTTGGTAATGGCTGCCCATCTTCAAAGGAGATTCAGGAATTATCACATGCACTTGATACCAAAGCTCGTATTTCTACAACAAAAGCCTTGTTGGATAAGTTTTCTAAGCTGGATAACAAATCTGAAATTGGTTCTTTAAGTTACAGATCAGATTTAAACTTCATTGGGAATGTCAGAGAAGTAATTTCTCTATCTAGAAATGCACCTCCAGGACCACCTCCTCTATGTTCAATATGTCAGCACAAGGCACCTGTGTTCGGAAAGCCTCCTAGGTGGTTCAGCTACTCAGAGCTAGAACTTGCTACAGGTGGGTTTTCTCAAGCAAACTTCTTGGCTGAGGGTGGGTTTGGATCTGTGCATAGAGGTGTCCTGCCAGATGGTCAAGCAATTGCAGTCAAGCAACATAAACTTGCTAGTTCCCAGGGTGATCAAGAATTCTGCTCGGAGGTGGAAGTTCTAAGCTGTGCACAACATCGCAATGTTGTGATGTTGATTGGATTCTGTGTTGAAGACAGGAGAAGGTTGCTGGTTTATGAATATATTTGCAATGGCTCATTGGATACTCATCTTTATG GCCGTAATCGGGAACCTCTGGAATGGTCTGCTAGACAAAAGATTGCTGTAGGAGCTGCTCGGGGGTTGAGATATCTTCATGAGGAGTGCAGAGTTGGTTGCATAGTCCATCGGGACATGAGACCGAATAACATTCTTATAACCCATGATTTTGAACCGTTG GTTGGTGATTTTGGCCTAGCGAGATGGCAGCCTGATGGTGACCTTGGCGTGGAAACAAGAGTCATAGGCACCTTTGG ATATCTTGCTCCAGAATATGCCCAAAGTGGGCAAATTACGGAAAAAGCTGATGTGTATTCCTTCGGGGTGGTACTACTGGAGCTTGTTACTGGACGTAAAGCTGTTGATATTAATCGACAAAAGGGCCAGCAGTGCCTGACTGAATGG GCTCGGCCTTTGCTTGAAGAAGATGCAATCGTTGAGCTCGTAGACCCATGCTTGGGGAACTGCTACTCTGAACACGAGGTCTCCTGCATGTTGCAAGCTGCGTCATTGTGCATTAGGCGTGATCCTCACTCAAGACCTCGAATGTCTCAG GTTCTTAGAATATTGGACGGAGATGTGGTCATGGATTCAGGCTATACTTCCACGCCTGCATATGCCAACGGAAACCGGAGTGGATGGATGTGGCCTGACCGGCAGCAGCAACAACTTAGCATTCCAGTCAAACAGGCTTCACAGGTTTCGGCTGGCAGCAAATCCTACGAGGCTTTACGGACAGCCTGGGAAAGAGAGAGGGAGGGTATCTTGCGAAGATGTTAA